Sequence from the Dysidea avara chromosome 5, odDysAvar1.4, whole genome shotgun sequence genome:
GCTACATACTGGTGTAGCCAATAGTAAACAGGTGTTATACAAGGTTTCACAACAAGGGTTGAAACTATTATGCATGCTCATGCTAATGTTAAATGAAAACCAAGCAGTTATTATTCACCTCAATAGTTCCTGATGAGAAAAACAGAACAGAATTTGATAGTGCTGGTCTTGTGAAGGTGTCAAGCAATGCTGAATCTATTTGGTTGGCAAACAGCATAGCAACATTGTCCAATTGCCAGACTGCTTCATTAGCCTGAAAACCACTTGCTTGTGTCCAGGAGAACTGGACACCTTCAGCCTGAGCAAGTGATGGTAGCTGAACTGTGTAAAGGTCAGGAGAGGATGTGGTTCTGTAGAGGTGTAATGTGACActcataattaacattccattaTGATAAACTCTGTACCTCAATACAGTGAGGAGGTAACTGGTATCTCCAATACTGTATTCCAAGTACACTGGATATAGGCTGGAGTCTGTTCCACACCCACTGTTACCTGTACATTATAACCACAGGATAAATTTGGTGTCTATAACtttatatacatactgtacataccaaAAGCAAACTGCAATCCAACTGCATTAGTGGTATTGATTGGCTGTGATATCTACAGGGTACATGGCAAAAGTATCCCACTCATAATACATGCTTGCACCTGATATAGTCAGTTTGTATTCGCATAGGGACAGCTGccaaaacatttagtagtgttgTAAAGCCCTTTAAAAGCAATGAACTGTTATTATTATAAATGTGACAAATTCAGGGGCATACATGTTGCATAGTTGTTCAGTACGAAAAATTGGAGAACGCATGATCCTCTTTGGTATTATGTAAGGGGGCTCAGGTGATGCAAATAGACTATAGTATAATGTGTAATGTGATAAAGACCGATCACAAAATGAAGTATAAAAAAGCACTATAACTGGTTATTACCAGGTAACGATCTGTTGATGAATCAAACAcaattgagttaccagaagcaaaTGAACCACAAGTGTTACTCCCTAAATCGTATCCTGCTCCATTTTGCCTAAACAACGATATAGAAATATGATAAATAACAACTTAATATAAGTATTTGCTACAAATAGTCGTATACAACATTTATGTGCATCCAATATTATTGCATCTTGTGATGCTTTATGTAATCCTGGTacagttataataataatagtgtccTTGTCCTAACAGCTGCTGTGTACAACAGAATGTGTTATTATTATCAGGAATCCAGGGTTTCAGTGCAAAGACCCTCATACAATTCCTAGCTGATAATGAAGAATTCTTGACCTCATAAATATAGGCAGTAACAGCAGTTAGTACTTGATGGAGCTTAATAAAACACTCAAACACATTCTGGAGTCAAGACTCAAGATGATATGGTGCTACATGTATACATAGTACATATTATTGATGTACACTTCTCGCATGCCAATCATTTCTGAAATCTGTACAGTTAATTCTTTGCCTATAGTGTCACTACAACAGTATGCAAACCCCTTATAGTGTTTAAGTATACAATTGCCTAGAAATTGGTAGTACGTCTCAGGAGTGGTGGAACAGGCCAAAGAGCAAGGGGGCCAACTTTGGCAATGAAGGTTATACAGTGGAGTTTGAAACATATAACAGCATTTCCTCAGGAAAATTTTCATATTTCAGAAGCCCTGAGGTAGTATTCTAGATGATTTCACTATGTGTTTTGCAAGTAGCTACTTTACAAAGAAATATaagtgaccattctattagagtgagtgACCGTTCTACTAGAGTGGTTGACTACCCTATTAGAGTAGCACAATCTTATCATACAAGCATTGTCCACTACAAACATAAATAGTATACCGTATAGCCGTAAAGTTGGTGAGTGAGTGGTGTTTTGCCAAACTGAAATCCGCCAAACCATTTGCCTTAGTGACtaacaaatttgccaaactttttttCACCAAAATCCCATCGTGGCAAATTCACTAAACTTTCCTCCCTCCAAACTTTTCGGCTATAATGGTAGTAAAAAGGATTCACAACGGTGACATCACTACAGAGAATTCTTATTGATGATTAGACCAGTTTTACTATACAATCACTTCATGGTATGTGTGTGGTCATTTATCATTAGCATAATAAAACCTCCTCCTGAAAAAAAATCAGGCAGCATCAGCTAGTGCAGCAAGTAATAAAGCTTATGATATCTTGTAAGAGTCATGGGGCTAGCTACACAATTTAACAACTTCATTTGTATCTGCTGGTACAAACAACCAATTCCCATATTTTacaatagctacatgcatacagTCAGAATGGGAGACTAGGTTGCAAATTTCAATACaagtaaaaacaaaaaaactctTACCAGTTTCTAGAGAGTAACGTGCTGGTTTCAAAATCATCGCTGAATTCCAGCTGCGCCTGGCTGGTGGTGGCTGTGTAGGGCGAAAATGAATATTTGTAATGAAGCGTTAGAAGTGCATCGCCCAACCCATCTCATAAGTGTCTCAGACATACAATCATTCAAGACCCACTGACAAAGTCCACTATAAGCGATCATCTTGGGAGTCTGCTCGCCTAGCTCCCGGGACTTAACACTGTGGGAGTGGCTACAAACCGGCCGAGACAATATCGTCAAATTACAATACTCGCCAAATAAACTATTCCAGTTACCGTCCGCACCACTTTGAAGCTGAAGAGAGCTACAACAATTAACCAACGTACCCATAAAACCAGCTAGAACTAGAGTGAATATCAGACCTTCAGCCATGGCTACATACTAGGAATCTTCACTTCTGCACAACATCAATCGAACCTGCAAACGGATGTGGTACGTAGGGGTGGTTATAGATATACtaacctagtctcgcgtggccagaccgcttttttccgtgtattgggcgcatacacggaaaaaagcggtctggccacgcgagactaatacTAACCTGGGATTAGTATACGTATGGTTTAGCTAACTAGCATACCACAAGGTAGTACTGAACtagatatatacatgtacactcaTAAGATTTCACTATAAGTCTACAACACTAGAATCCTAGCTAGCTGTGTGTCAAAgttttgatttcttcacttGAAGCTGTGACATCAGTTTCTCAAGTTTCATAGCCTTTCCAAGATCACCCTTGATCTTCAGTTTGCCTGTCATGTAAGCAGCAGCTGCCTTCTGCTTCCCAGTAAACAACTCAACCATGATATCCTCCTTCATAGTCATCTTCACGTCATAACTAGCATCATCACTAACTTGCTGCATGGAACCATCTCCATTCTTGAGGTCCAGCAACCACAGGTCTCCATCAACTTCGAACAAGAAGGTGCACTGTGTGGACTTCACTATGTCAGGGGTGATGTAGTGTGCGAGGCCCTCAAAAATAGCTTTTGGCGAGTGTGCCTTATCTTTTGATGATTCTTTAAACTGCTTATGTATGTCCATAAGTTCTGCCTCATCCAAAAAGTAGTCAGGCAACAATTTGGAGCCTGTAAGAACACAAAGGAGagcaaaataaattacatgtgaTCTGTAAGGTGTGTGTGAAAAAGTTCAACATTACTCGACAAACACTATACTACTTAATTAACAGTGTTACTATAAATATCTACACTGTGAAACCTGTCTAGTCAGGTTGTAGTGCGGTtggaaaaaaaagaagaaaaaaaagagcTTGTATCTGTGTACAAAGTTACCAAATGTATAGTGAAGCATATGTCTGAAAGCTTTCACAAATAGCTGCATAATTTCATTGTCTAAATGCATTAAATGTCTACATTAAATACAAGGAGCAATCATGTTGTGTATGGATCAGGGAATTGGGCCATTGTTGAGCACACTAAGGGAACAGTTTGGGGGGTCAAGGTTCCATAAAAGCAAGATTTAGTAAAGGATGTCTCATAACAGTGTTAACCTGGTGAGTTAGCATACTGGTCCAGGTCAGTTATTCCTGCCTTCTTCACCACGTCATCGTCGATCAGGAATTGACCAGTCATCTGGTCACAAGTGTGCTGGAGAATGGCATAGGCTGCGTCGGCCATTATATCAGGAGAGCGAGACATCTTCATCCCTTCATCTCCGGCTAACATCTCCATAGCAGCTGTTGCTATAGCTGTGTACACCATAGAGGATCACAACAGTACATTATACAACAGTCACTACCCTATTGGAAAACATGGATTAAGGAAGAGCTAGAAAACTGGCAAGCGAAATAGATATGTCTTACTTCCCTTAAAAGAGATCATCTACACATTTGCAATTGTAAAAGTACACAACACATGCACAAAAAAATCTCAGCAATAGTAATATACTGTACACCCACATGGTGTGTATATTTCATGATCATGTACTTTGTCAGGATTTtgcattttaaatttcacgGATCACTGCTGATCGATTTGAAGATTTTACGCTACGAAGGATCTGGATTGATTTTTAGTTCAAGTATCACACAGATTGATAAAGCATATCTGACCCAAGTAGCCTAGTAGTGGAAATCTCTGTGCAAGGCATAGTTTAGGCCAGCTTATTTCGTGATCCACGCCCACTTTAAATATCGGGATTATGTGATACTGTTTGTAGCATATGTGGAATCCACATATGCAATATCACACACCAGGAGCCACAGTAATTTATCGGTAAGGTGGGTTGAAACTTGTAGGATACACATAAATATTTACGTGATAAAATTTCATGGCAGCTTTGCTAACCGCGAAAACCGTGAAAATTGCGTACTATCCGGGTATACAGTACTGCATTGCCACCCAGAAAATTACTAGATACCAGAGCACTACTACTCCCTAGAAAATGTTACAGGTAAATCCCCCTGGAGCAGGACTCTCACTCATATCAAAGCTGTACCAAATCTCAAGAAAGGCTGAAGTTGgcgtttatcatacagtacagtagtgctgtATATTAGGTTTGGTGTTTTCTCACAAAAAACTAcgtattgaccagaaaccagcctcacaatacttcatggcatcttggcagGTAGCTCAAAAGTGTTTCACAGCGGCCAAAAAAATTTCTGATACGTtgcaataaaatatttaaatttcttttattcaacagaattttctactaattgCCCGCCTGCTGTCTtcaaacaagcgtaactcaaggctatgggcttggttttttctagtcgcttcagcctgacaggtgcctttggcatacttaccacagtacatacaatgcatgcatcatgcaaTTGTGTCCCATTTTTCGCTAATGGTGCCAAactgtcaatttgtggtagcttCCCTCTGTTGATTATTACGTACGTTCATAACACAAATTGTCAATATTTTCCGTAGTCACTGGATTGATAGCAGAGAGGCTTCTcgtactgtttttcatttgtaatgttgtgtaatgggctgaaaacaAAACCACTATGCTTCTGGTAATTGATACAGTAGTTGGGAAATGCATATACGTAGATGTAAAGTAATTGTACAGAAGTACAAGAGTTGTACTTGTTATTAGACCATATCCACTATGTGAGACAGTGACTGATGGTGTCTACCACATATTTACCCATTAATACAGTTAGTACATTACATAGACTGGAACTTCATACACATATTTTCATCACTGACATAATTGACGAAAATTTTTGACAGAATACCTAACGTTAATATTCGTATATGCAAATTATTCGTATAGTTAAAAATAATTAGTCGtcttaatttttgttgatacaacCAGCACTGAAAAATTTTTGACGGCAAAAtttttctgatttatgatatTACACATTGTGtgcacagccttaagctgtcacgtgtgcaactaccactttatcacgtgtgcaactaccactttatcatttGACATGATCaggttgttggacaatatgtaAATCTAGTATTCAAGAGTCAATAACCGATCAgtaagcttcattcattaatttGAGGTGGCTTTGTTATTGCTTCGTTACTTCATAGGCGTAACTCATTGGATtagtaacaagattagtaactccactacttgtaataataatatttgagTCGTTACAgcaacttcattacttaggtaacacgttactttTGAAAGCAatgtaacttgagttatattactatttttatagcatatttcgtttagttaccacaaaaggtAATAGTATTACCTCACGTTACATAAGAAATGCATTACCCCCAATACTGCACAAGTATATAAAATACACACAATCAACACACATACCTGTACGAGGCCACAGAGCATTGACAGCTATACCATCAGGCTTCAGCTCTTCTGACATTCCAAGAACACACATGGACATTCCATACTTAGCCATAGTATAAGCTACAGGAGGAAACAACTAGTAAATACAGTGGGTAGCTCTTTTGGTTTAAGATGAAAACCGTTCATCAACACCTTTTAGAACTGATGAACCAAATGCTAACATCCTAGGGCTCTTCTATTGACTATGTCTTAATATGGTATATGTACAAACTGACATCCTAAACTACATGCACAGGACTACCTATGGACTAGCTGCAGGGCAGCAACATGCTAACCACAATGATCCCTGAACCATCTTGGCTTCATGTTCAGTGGTGGACTGATGTTGAGAATGTGAGGGTTCCTGCCCTTTTTGAGGTAGGGAATACACAGCTTGCTCCTGTTAGAAAACAATAATGACGGATGAAGCATGTATCCACTGATTCCACTCTATTGAAAATGTGTACCACATATAGTAAAGTTGTGCCAAGCCAATACAAAACTCAGCAGCATAAAAAGCTAAACTCTTACACATAGTATGCACATATCTGAACACATTGCATGATACTAAATATGATAGGAGTAATATACTTATTTGCTTTGTTACACGATACCATCAAAGCACACCATTCAACTTACGTTAGAAACGTTCCCCTTGCATTAATCCCCATCATCAAGTCATACCTGCAATATGCCAATACTATTAATGCAACAAATCAGCCACTGTATTTAGCAATAAATGACATCAAGTTGTAACACACaaacgcgcgcgcacacacacacacacacacacacacacacacacacacacacacacacacacacacacacacacacacacacacacacacacacacacacacacacacacacaccgccCTTTCTTGCATTTACCTTTTCATTTCTGTGCTGACAGTACCAGTAATACTGATGGCACTAGCATTGTTGACTAGTACATCAATACCACCAAACTTCTCTACTGCTTGCTCAATAGCTCTGGACACCTGATCCTCAAACCTGATATCGACCACACAAGGCAGACATTTGCCACCGGCATCTTcgactacacatgtacacaaataaCATGTACACCACTAACTGTTTGATATAAATTTACTAATGGTTGTATCCTTACTGTACTGTAAAATGTACTACATAAGAGGTGTTAAAGTTTTAGAGATTATCAAATGATAAGTGTATGCATATGATTCAAGGCCTTCTCACACTACAGTCGAATGTGCATCAAAGCTGGATCAGACCATTTCACACCTGAGCCGGATTGATCGCAATGGCAATCAATCCTGCTTCATGTCAGTCCACCTTGAGAGGTAAATTTAAATCACACTAGCTCAATATGTAAGGGGGCGCCATACAGTCTTGAGATATTTTGCACAAAGCATGGCCATTGTGCCAAGACTTAAACTGATGGCATAACTAGTGTAACACTGTATAggctaaatattttgagggggaaaatttttcgctgattttgcggttttgggggttaccgGCAAAAATTTTATGTTTGAAATAATTAGGCCTCGATATAGTcaaatacattttgggagtgtctgcaaatccacaaaaaaattatttttagcaacattgttcaaccttgaaaaatttgccccttgaaatatttaggctatacggtaccaACAGTAAAttctccattatttactcttaaCGGTACTCGACTCGTAGAAGCGATACAGTGACCATGAGTGAGAGTCGAAGGAATAGTGGACCATTCTGAAATCATCATGCACGGTACAGGTTTCCTCATATAACAACTAACCAGCTTCTTGGCCCCAACGTTTTGTAAGTATACCAACAACATTCCTCGCTGCAAATACTTTTCTGACTCCAAGGAATATGAAGAACGCAGATTCAATCCACTCTCACAGCTGGATCCGCATTCAATGTGCATTAAGTGTGAAAAGGCCTTCAGTAAACAATATTTGTGAATTGAACAACTGAATATGGTAAATCAAAATATGTacactatacagtgaaacctgttttAGCAGTCATGTGTTTAGAAAAGCCACTTCTTCAAAAGGCAAAGT
This genomic interval carries:
- the LOC136255845 gene encoding hydroxysteroid dehydrogenase-like protein 2, with protein sequence MNTGALAGRTLFITGASRGIGKAIAIKAARDGANVVIAAKTADPHPKLPGTIYTAAKEVEDAGGKCLPCVVDIRFEDQVSRAIEQAVEKFGGIDVLVNNASAISITGTVSTEMKRYDLMMGINARGTFLTSKLCIPYLKKGRNPHILNISPPLNMKPRWFRDHCAYTMAKYGMSMCVLGMSEELKPDGIAVNALWPRTAIATAAMEMLAGDEGMKMSRSPDIMADAAYAILQHTCDQMTGQFLIDDDVVKKAGITDLDQYANSPGSKLLPDYFLDEAELMDIHKQFKESSKDKAHSPKAIFEGLAHYITPDIVKSTQCTFLFEVDGDLWLLDLKNGDGSMQQVSDDASYDVKMTMKEDIMVELFTGKQKAAAAYMTGKLKIKGDLGKAMKLEKLMSQLQVKKSKL